In Pyrus communis chromosome 1, drPyrComm1.1, whole genome shotgun sequence, the following are encoded in one genomic region:
- the LOC137744504 gene encoding replication factor C subunit 3-like, with the protein MAEPITLMDIDEDDNSSLKTSNNKGKNVAVAAPSHGKATPWVEKYRPHSLADVAAHRDIVDTIDRLTSENRLPHLLLYGPPGTGKTSTILAVARKLYGAQYHNMILELNASDDRGIDVVRQQIQDFASTQSFSFGGESAKSSVKMVLLDEADAMTKDAQFALRRVIEKYTKNTRFSLICNHVNKIIPALQSRCTRFRFAPLEEFHVSERLKHVIEAEGLDVPATGLVAVVRLSNGDMRKALNILQSTHMASQQITEEAVYLCTGNPLPKDIEQMSYWLLNESFAESFKTISDMKARKGLALIDIVREVTMFVFKIQMPADVRVQLINDLADIEYRLTFGCNDKLQLGSLIATFTKARSALVAAAK; encoded by the exons ATGGCGGAGCCAATCACTCTCATGGACATCGACGAAGATGACAATTCATCTCTAAAAACCAGCAACAACAAAGGCAAAAACGTCGCCGTCGCTGCCCCTTCCCACGGCAAAGCCACGCCGTGGGTCGAGAAGTACCGCCCTCATTCCCTCGCGGACGTCGCTGCTCACCGCGACATTGTCGACACCA TTGATAGGCTCACTAGTGAGAACCGATTGCCACACCTCCTATTGTATGGTCCTCCTGGAACTGGCAAAACTTCAACGATACTTGCTGTGGCACGCAAGCTGTATGGAGCACAGTACCACAATATGATTTTGGAGTTGAATGCATCCGATGACAGGGGGATCGATGTTGTGCGACAACAAATTCAAGATTTTGCTAGCACGCAGAGTTTCTCGTTTGG GGGTGAGAGTGCAAAGTCATCTGTCAAAATGGTCTTGCTGGATGAGGCAGATGCTATGACAAAGGATGCTCAATTTGCTTTGCGAAGAG TGATTGAGAAATACACAAAGAACACTAGGTTCTCACTAATCTGCAATCATGTCAACAAGATTATTCCAGCATTACAATCCAGATGTACTCGTTTTCGATTTGCTCCACTTGAGGAGTTTCATGTCTCAGAGAGACTTAAACATGTTATAGAGGCTGAAGG GCTTGATGTGCCTGCGACTGGTTTAGTGGCAGTTGTacggcttagcaatggtgacaTGAGAAAGGCTTTGAACATTTTGCAG TCAACTCATATGGCTTCACAGCAGATAACTGAAGAAGCAGTATATCTTTGCACAGGAAATCCATTGCCCAAAGATATTGAGCAAATGTCTTACTGGCTTTTGAACGAATCATTTGCTGAGAGTTTCAAAA CAATATCTGATATGAAAGCAAGAAAAGGATTGGCTTTGATAGATATTGTAAGAGAAGTGACCAT GTTCGTTTTTAAGATTCAGATGCCAGCAGATGTTCGCGTTCAGTTGATTAACGATTTAGCTGACATAGA GTACAGGTTGACCTTTGGGTGCAACGATAAGTTGCAACTCGGATCACTGATAGCCACTTTCACAAAAGCTCGATCTGCACTTGTCGCTGCTGCGAAGTAA
- the LOC137744488 gene encoding protein CELLULOSE SYNTHASE INTERACTIVE 3-like gives MDDEEGTMARVAQFVEQLHASMSTPKEKELITARLLGISKARKDARTIIGSHSQAMPLFISILRNGTPAAKVNVAATLSVLCKDEDLRLKVLLGGCIPALLSLLKSESIEARKAAAEAIYEVSSGGLSDDHVGIKIFITEGVVPNLWNQLNPKSKQDKVVEGFVTGALRNLCGDKDGYWRATLEAGGVDIIVGLLSSDNAAAQSNAASLLARLMLAFSDSIPKVIDSGAVKALLWLVGQENDVSVRASAADALEALSSKSTGAKKAIVNADGLPVLIGAIVAPSKECMQGECGQALQDHATRALANICGGMSALILYLGELSQSPRLAAPVADIIGALAYALMVFEHNSGADQESVNVTKIEDILVKLLKPRDNKLVQERVLEAMASLYGNNYLSGWLNHAQAKKVLIGLITMAAVDVQEYLIPSLTSLCCDGVGIWESIGKREGIQLLISLLGLSSEQHQEYAVQLLAILTDQVEDSKWAITAAGGIPPLVQLLETGSQKAKEDAAHVLWNLCCHSEDICACVESAGAIPAFLWLLKSGGSRGQEASAEALTKLVRTADSATINQLLALLLGDSPSSKAHTIRVLGHALIMASHKDLVHKGSAANKGLRSLVQVLNSSNEETQEYAASVLADLFSTRQDICDTLATDEIVHPCMKLLTSNTQGVATQSARALAALSRPTKNKPRSKMSYIAEGDVKPLIRLAKTSSIDAVEIAVAALANLLSDPQIAAEALAEDVVSALIRVLGDGTSEGKKNASRALHQLLKHFPIGDVLTGNAQCRFAMLAIVDSLNALDLDGTDAADALEVVSLLARTKQGVNFTYPPWSALAEVPSSLEPLVRCLAEGPPPLQDKAVEILSRLCGEQPVVLGDLLIERSRSLGSLANRVMNSSSLEIRVGGAALLICAAKEHKQKALEVLDVSGYLEPLTYALVDMVKRKSSCSFPEIEVRTPRGFIERTAFHEGDEFDVPDPAIVLGGTVALWLLCIIGSFHAKSKLTIMEAGGLEVLSEKLAGYTSNPQAEYEDTEGIWISALVLAILFEDANVVLSPVTMRIIPSLALLLKSDEMIDRFFAAQSMATLVYNGSKGIILALANSGAVAGLITLIGYVESDVPNLVTLSEEFSLVRNPDQVVLECLFDFEDIRVGSTARKSIPLLVDLLRPMPERPGAPPIAVKLLTRIANGSDTNKLIVGEAGALDALTKYLSLSPQDSTEATITELFRILFSNPDLIRYEASASSLNQLIAVLRLGSRNARYSAARALHELFGAENIRDSDLARHSIQPLVDMLNAASESEQEAALIALIKLTSGNSSKAALLTDVEGNPMESLYKILSSASSLELKRTAAQLCYTLFDNTEVRGNPIASECIEPLISLMHSDATTAVEAGVCAFEKLLDDEHRVELAMAYNVVDLLVGLVSGTSMQLIEASVCSLVKLGKDRTPCKLDMVNAGIIDKCLELLPVAPSSLCSSIAELFRILTNSNAIARSLAAAQIVEPLFIVLQHPDFSLWGQHSALQALVNILEKPQSLATLKLTPSQVIEPLISFLESPSQAIQQLGTELLSHLLAQEHFQLDITTKNAVVPLVQLAGIGILNLQQTAVKALERISTSWPKAVADAGGIFELGKVIIQDDPQPPHALWESAALVLSNVLHFNAEYYFKVPVVVLVKMLHSTVDSTITVALNALLVHERSDNLSAEQMTDGGAVEALLDLLRSHQCEEASGRLLEALFNNVRIRQMKVSKYAIAPLSQYLLDPQTKSESGKLLAALALGDLSQHEGLARARDSVSACRALVSLLEEQPTEEMKMVSICALQNFVMNSRTNRRAVAEAGGILIIQELLLSPNAETAGQAALLIKFLFSNHTLQEYVSNELIRSLTAALERELWSSATINEEVLRALHMIFVNFPKLHISEAATLCIPNLIGVLKSGSDTAQDVVLDTLSLLRHSWSTMPIDIAKSQAVIAAEAIPILQMLMKTCPPSFHERADSLLHCLPGCLTVTIKRGNNLKQAMGGTNAFCRLTIGNGPPRQTKVVSHSTSPEWKEGFTWAFDVPPKGQKLHIICKSKNTFGKTTLGRVTIQIDKVVSEGVYSGLFSLNHDSNKDGSSRTLEIEIIWSNRMADEET, from the exons ATGGATGATGAAGAAGGTACAATGGCAAGAGTTGCTCAATTTGTGGAGCAACTACATGCCAGCATGTCTACAccgaaagaaaaagaacttattACAGCACGTTTGCTAGGTATTTCCAAAGCAAGAAAGGATGCAAGAACAATTATTGGTTCGCATTCCCAGGCAATGCCATTGTTCATAAGCATTCTCAGGAACGGCACCCCTGCAGCAAAAGTTAACGTGGCTGCAACTTTGAGTGTCCTGTGTAAAGATGAAGACTTGCGTCTTAAAGTACTTCTAGGCGGATGCATCCCCGCTTTACTCTCACTTTTGAAGTCTGAATCAATTGAGGCTAGGAAGGCAGCAGCAGAAGCTATATACGAAGTTTCCTCTGGTGGGCTTTCAGATGATCATGTAggcataaaaatatttattacaGAAGGTGTAGTACCAAACTTGTGGAATCAACTCAATCCGAAGAGCAAGCAGGACAAAGTGGTTGAAGGTTTTGTGACAGGGGCTTTGAGAAATCTTTGTGGTGACAAGGATGGTTACTGGAGAGCAACACTTGAGGCTGGTGGAGTAGATATCATTGTGGGTCTTCTGTCTTCTGACAATGCTGCTGCCCAGTCCAATGCTGCCTCCCTTTTGGCCCGTCTTATGTTGGCTTTCAGTGATAGCATCCCCAAAGTAATAGATTCTGGAGCTGTCAAAGCTTTGCTTTGGCTTGTGGGTCAGGAAAATGATGTTTCTGTTCGTGCTAGTGCTGCTGATGCTCTGGAAGCCCTTTCTTCAAAGTCAACTGGGGCAAAAAAAGCTATTGTGAATGCAGATGGTCTTCCAGTTCTAATTGGGGCTATAGTTGCTCCATCTAAAGAGTGCATGCAGGGTGAGTGTGGGCAGGCTCTTCAAGACCATGCCACACGGGCTTTAGCAAATATTTGTGGCGGGATGTCTGCTTTAATTTTGTATCTTGGAGAACTTTCACAATCACCTCGCCTAGCTGCCCCGGTTGCTGATATTATTGGAGCTCTTGCATACGCACTGATGGTCTTTGAGCACAATTCTGGTGCGGATCAGGAATCTGTTAATGTAACAAAGATAGAGGATATTCTTGTAAAGCTGCTAAAGCCTCGGGACAATAAGCTTGTTCAAGAGCGTGTCCTTGAGGCCATGGCTAGTCTATATGGCAACAACTATCTCTCCGGTTGGCTCAATCATGCACAAGCAAAGAAGGTGCTCATTGGACTTATAACAATGGCTGCTGTTGACGTGCAAGAGTATCTTATACCCTCTTTGACAAGCTTATGCTGTGATGGTGTTGGCATATGGGAGTCCATTGGCAAAAGAGAAGGAATTCAGTTACTTATTTCACTGTTGGGGTTATCCAGTGAGCAGCATCAAGAATATGCTGTTCAGTTGCTGGCCATCTTAACTGACCAAGTTGAAGACAGCAAGTGGGCTATTACTGCTGCCGGTGGGATTCCTCCTCTGGTACAGTTATTAGAGACGGGTTCTCAGAAGGCAAAAGAGGATGCCGCTCATGTGTTGTGGAATTTGTGCTGTCACAGTGAAGATATTTGTGCATGTGTTGAAAGTGCAGGAGCCATCCCAGCATTTTTATGGCTTCTAAAAAGTGGTGGGTCAAGAGGACAAGAAGCATCAGCCGAGGCACTCACAAAGCTTGTCCGGACAGCTGATTCTGCCACCATTAATCAGTTGTTAGCTTTGCTCCTCGGTGACTCTCCAAGCTCAAAGGCCCACACTATCAGGGTATTGGGTCATGCTCTCATAATGGCCTCACACAAGGATCTTGTGCATAAAGGTTCAGCAGCTAATAAAGGGCTGAGGTCTCTTGTCCAGGTTCTCAATTCATCAAATGAAGAAACTCAAGAGTATGCTGCTTCTGTCCTAGCTGATCTATTCAGCACAAGACAAGATATTTGTGATACTCTTGCAACTGATGAGATCGTGCATCCTTGCATGAAGCTATTGACCAGCAACACACAAGGTGTTGCAACACAATCAGCTCGAGCATTGGCTGCTCTGTCCCGTCCTACGAAGAACAAACCAAGAAGCAAGATGTCTTATATTGCAGAAGGTGATGTCAAACCCCTTATCAGACTTGCTAAAACTTCTTCCATTGATGCTGTTGAAATTGCAGTTGCCGCACTTGCCAATCTTCTCTCTGATCCCCAGATTGCTGCAGAAGCCCTGGCAGAAGATGTTGTTTCAGCTTTGATAAGAGTACTGGGTGATGGAACTTCAGAAGGTAAGAAGAATGCATCCCGTGCGCTTCATCAATTGCTGAAGCATTTTCCAATAGGTGATGTGCTCACAGGAAATGCTCAGTGTCGTTTTGCTATGCTTGCTATTGTTGATTCCTTAAATGCATTGGATTTGGATGGGACTGATGCTGCAGATGCTTTAGAAGTAGTTTCCCTTTTGGCTAGAACAAAACAGGGCGTGAACTTCACTTACCCTCCATGGTCTGCCCTTGCTGAAGTTCCATCAAGCTTAGAACCTCTTGTTCGCTGCCTGGCTGAAGGGCCTCCCCCGCTTCAGGATAAGGCAGTAGAAATTTTGTCTAGGCTTTGTGGTGAGCAGCCAGTTGTGCTTGGTGATCTATTGATTGAAAGATCAAGATCTCTTGGTTCACTAGCTAACAGGGTAATGAACTCATCTAGTCTAGAAATCAGAGTTGGAGGAGCTGCATTACTTATTTGTGCAGCAAAAGAGCACAAACAGAAGGCACTCGAAGTACTTGATGTGTCAGGATATTTGGAACCATTAACGTATGCTTTAGTGGACATGGTGAAGCGAAAGTCTAGCTGCTCCTTTCCAGAAATTGAAGTCAGAACTCCTAGAGGTTTTATTGAAAGAACTGCATTCCACGAAGGCGATGAGTTTGATGTCCCTGATCCAGCCATTGTTTTGGGGGGTACTGTTGCCTTGTGGTTGCTATGCATAATTGGTTCCTTTCATGCCAAAAGCAAACTCACCATTATGGAAGCTGGTGGTCTTGAGGTTCTATCTGAAAAGCTTGCAGGTTACACTTCCAATCCACAG GCAGAATATGAGGATACAGAAGGTATATGGATTAGTGCCCTGGTCCTGGCTATTCTGTTCGAAGATGCAAATGTTGTTCTGTCACCTGTAACAATGCGCATCATTCCTTCACTTGCTCTTCTTTTGAAATCGGATGAGATGATTGATAGGTTCTTTGCTGCCCAGTCAATGGCCACTCTTGTTTATAATGGTAGTAAAGGAATAATTCTTGCCCTTGCAAATTCAGGTGCTGTTGCTGGATTGATAACTCTTATTGGTTATGTAGAGTCCGACGTGCCTAACCTTGTTACTTTATCAGAAGAGTTTTCTCTGGTGCGAAATCCTGATCAAGTTGTTTTGGAGTGCCTTTTTGATTTTGAAGACATAAGAGTTGGATCAACAGCACGTAAATCTATACCTCTCTTGGTGGATCTCTTGAGACCAATGCCAGAACGGCCCGGTGCCCCTCCAATTGCTGTTAAACTCTTGACTCGTATCGCCAATGGAAGTGATACAAATAAGTTAATTGTGGGTGAAGCTGGAGCTCTGGATGCTCTGACGAAGTACCTGTCTCTAAGTCCACAAGACTCCACCGAAGCCACAATAACTGAATTATTCAGAATATTATTTAGCAATCCTGATCTCATTCGATATGAAGCATCAGCTAGTTCATTGAATCAACTCATAGCTGTTTTGCGACTGGGTTCAAGAAATGCAAGATATAGTGCTGCCAGAGCTCTTCATGAACTATTTGGTGCTGAGAACATTAGAGATTCTGATTTAGCCAGGCACTCAATTCAGCCATTGGTTGACATGCTTAACGCTGCATCAGAGAGTGAACAAGAGGCTGCCCTCATTGCGTTAATAAAGTTGACTTCAGGAAATTCTTCTAAAGCAGCTTTGTTGACTGATGTGGAGGGAAATCCAATGGAGAGTTTGTACAAAATACTGTCTTCTGCTTCATCCTTGGAATTAAAGAGAACTGCTGCACAACTCTGTTATACTTTGTTTGATAATACTGAAGTCAGAGGAAATCCAATTGCCTCAGAATGCATAGAGCCCCTTATATCACTGATGCATTCTGATGCTACTACAGCTGTAGAAGCTGGAGTTTGTGCTTTTGAAAAATTGTTGGATGATGAACACCGGGTGGAGCTTGCAATGGCCTATAATGTTGTGGATCTCCTTGTTGGATTAGTTTCTGGAACAAGCATGCAGCTCATTGAGGCCAGTGTCTGTTCTCTCGTAAAGTTGGGGAAAGACCGGACCCCATGCAAATTGGATATGGTCAATGCTGGAATCATTGATAAATGTCTTGAACTACTACCTGTTGCACCCAGTTCATTATGCTCTTCCATAGCTGAATTGTTCCGCATTTTAACAAACAGTAATGCAATTGCTAGAAGTTTGGCTGCTGCACAAATTGTAGAACCTCTTTTTATAGTTTTACAACATCCAGATTTCAGTTTATGGGGACAGCACAGTGCATTACAAGCACTAGTAAATATTTTGGAGAAGCCACAGAGCCTTGCAACGTTAAAGCTTACACCTAGCCAAGTGATTGAGCCTCTTATTTCATTTCTGGAATCCCCATCTCAAGCCATTCAGCAGCTTGGCACAGAATTGCTATCTCATCTTCTTGCACAAGAACATTTTCAGCTAGATATTACAACAAAAAATGCAGTTGTTCCACTTGTTCAGCTTGCAGGAATTGGAATATTAAACTTACAGCAGACAGCGGTAAAGGCATTGGAAAGAATCTCCACAAGCTGGCCAAAGGCAGTTGCTGATGCTGGTGGTATATTTGAGCTTGGAAAGGTTATTATTCAAGATGACCCTCAGCCACCTCATGCCCTGTGGGAATCAGCTGCTCTAGTTCTCTCAAATGTTCTGCACTTCAACGCTGAATACTATTTTAAGGTTCCTGTGGTGGTTCTTGttaaaatgttgcattcaacaGTGGACAGCACCATCACGGTGGCCCTCAATGCGTTGCTTGTTCATGAAAGGAGTGATAATTTAAGTGCTGAACAGATGACTGATGGTGGTGCTGTAGAAGCCTTGTTGGACCTTTTACGGTCTCATCAATGCGAAGAAGCATCTGGAAGATTACTTGAAGCTCTATTTAACAATGTCAGGATACGACAAATGAAGGTCTCTAAGTATGCAATAGCACCGCTATCACAGTATCTGTTGGATCCACAAACCAAATCAGAGTCTGGAAAACTTCTTGCTGCTCTTGCTCTTGGAGACCTTTCCCAACATGAAGGGCTTGCGAGAGCCAGAGATTCCGTTTCTGCGTGTCGTGCATTGGTAAGCTTGCTTGAAGAACAGCCAACAGAAGAGATGAAAATGGTGTCAATTTGTGCATTGCAAAACTTCGTCATGAACAGCCGAACTAATAGGCGAGCTGTCGCAGAAGCAGGGGGCATACTGATTATTCAAGAACTACTACTGTCTCCCAATGCAGAAACTGCTGGGCAGGCAGCATTGCttatcaaatttttgttttctaatcaCACACTCCAAGAGTATGTATCAAATGAACTTATCAGATCTTTGACAG CTGCATTGGAGAGAGAGTTGTGGTCCTCAGCAACTATTAATGAAGAGGTCTTGAGAGCCTTACATATGATATTCGTCAACTTCCCAAAGCTCCATATTTCTGAAGCAGCAACTCTCTGCATTCCCAATTTGATCGGAGTTCTTAAATCTGGTAGTGACACGGCTCAGGATGTTGTTTTGGACACCCTTTCCCTGTTGAGACATTCTTGGTCAACTATGCCAATAGATATTGCAAAGTCTCAGGCTGTGATTGCTGCTGAAGCCATTCCCATCCTACAAATGCTCATGAAAACCTGTCCTCCAAGTTTCCATGAGAGAGCAGACAGCCTGTTGCATTGCTTACCAGGTTGTTTGACGGTTACAATTAAGCGGGGGAACAACCTTAAACAGGCCATGGGAGGCACAAATGCTTTTTGTCGATTGACAATAGGCAATGGCCCTCCTCGACAAACCAAG GTAGTGAGCCACAGTACCTCTCCTGAGTGGAAAGAAGGCTTTACGTGGGCATTTGATGTGCCTCCAAAGGGACAGAAACTCCATATCATTTGCAAAAGCAAAAATACCTTCGGAAAG ACAACTCTGGGAAGAGTGACGATCCAAATTGACAAAGTCGTTAGTGAAGGAGTATACAGTGGATTGTTCAGTCTAAATCATGACAGCAACAAAGATGGGTCTTCCCGTACACTAGAGATCGAGATTATCTGGTCAAACAGAATGGCTGACGAAGAAACATGA